CACTGTGCAGCTCTATGGTCTGCACGCATCTACGCGGCAACTCGAGCCGGTGGCCGTGTGGTCAGGCCACACTGCGCCGGTCGTctgtgcggcggcgagcgcgacgtggagCATTGTCGTGACCGGGTCAATGGACCACACGGCCAAGGTGTGGGACGTAACGCGCCGGCGGTACGTGCGTACGCTCTCGGGCCATGCACAGCccgtgcgccacgtcgcgatcgacgagcagcgcggtTGGAtcgcgacggcggccggcgacgaaGTGTGTGTCTATTCAATCAATGGGCACCTGCTGGCGCGGCAGAgcactcgcgcagcgactcgcggcgcgctcagCAGTCTTGCGTTCTGTGCGCGCGAGTTCCacgccggccgcctcgcAGTACTCCTGACCGGCCACCGCGGCCAGGTACTGGTCTGGGACCTCGTCTCGCATCATGAAGAGACACCGAAGGACGCGCCACGGTGGCGCATGTCTGTGCGTACGACGCTGCCTGCGCGCAGCACTACGGCGATCACCGCATTGTCGTTCCCGACACCGGATACGCTGTgcaccggcgacgagcacggcgaggtgTACGTATGGGCgctgcccggcgcggcgacgacgccgggcgcgacACCGGACAGCGCGTGCATGAACCGCGAGTCGTGCGGCAAGCGCTTCGGCTTCCTCGAGGCTaagcgcgcgtgcggcagctgcggcgGCCTCTTTTGCGGCGCATGCACCGCGCAGTACCCCAACGTCGGCAACGTGCGGTACGTATTTCTACTGACTGACACAGCCTCTGTACGCAGTgtgtcgacgagctcgttTCGCGTGGGTGGAAAGTGTAGTGTACATAGCTATGCATTCTTCTTGGCCTCTGCGACCTTGCTTTTGATCTTGGCGATAATCTCCAAGTAGGCAGTGCTCGCGGGCGAGTCAgggtgctcgtcgacgaaGCTCTCGCCCATGTCGCAGCACTTGGCGATGCGGGGATCGAGCGGAACGCTGCCGAGGAACGTCAGACCGAGCTCCTCGCACAGCGCGGGCGCACCACCGGTCGACGGGAAAAAGATGTCCGACTTGCCGTGGCACGACGGGCAGACAAACCCGGCCATATTCTCGACGACACCGATAATCGGCACGTTCATTTTGCGGCAGAACGAGATCTCCTTGCGTACGTCTTGCAGCGACACCTCCTGCGGCGTCGTGATGAGCACCGCACCGTCGATGCCCGACTCGCGCAGGAAGCCGACGATCGACAGGTGCTCGTCAGAGGTGCCCGGGGGCgtgtcgacgagcaggtAGTCGATCACAGTCTTGGGCGCCGACGGCCCGAGCtcatcgacgaggccgccggACCAGTCGACGTCCTTGAGGAACTGCTTGATCAGCCCGTTCTTCTTGGGGCCGCGCCAAATGATGGCGCTCTCGGACGATGGCAGGAGGAATTCGATCGACATGCACGCAAGGTTGTCCGAGACGTACACTGGCGTCCAGCCCGACGAAGAGGCGTGGATGTATTGGTTCTTTAGGCCGAGGATCGTGGGAATCGAGGGGCCACACACGTCCGTGTCCATGACGGCCGTCTGTGTCTTTTCGTCGCTCGCAAAGGCCCATGCGAGCTGTGCGGTGAATGTGCTCTTGCCGACGCCACCCTTGCCACTCAGCACAAGGATCTTGGAGTCGATGCATTCCATACGCTCGCGGATCAGCGGCAGATCAGGATCAGGCCCTTTGGGCGCCGTCTGGCACGCGTCTTGGTTGGGGCATCCCTGGCACGCGTCGGCTTTTCCTGCATTGTCCGACTCGACACCGGGGCAATGCTCCGGCGCATTCTCCGGAACCTGGTccggcagcgcacgcgcgatTGCAGCAGGTGGCTCAACCGaatgcggcggcgcgatcggcaCGCCTGGCGCCACAGCAGTATCGACCATGGTGGCGTTCCAAAATGTACATGACTAATCCTCCACTATATCACCGCGAggtggtgcgcgagcgtcgcgtggAGCAAGGGGAAGGCGTGGAACTCGGCGatggcgcgcgcctgctgcaggcgccgcaTGGTGTCTTCCGGGTTTATCTTGTGCTGCCATGCGCCGGAGCACTGGCAGTAGGATGCGAGGTTGCTGGTCTTCATGCGcttgcagcgcacgcagtgCACGTCCtgcacggcgtgctgcgcgacatgcTGCTGGACGATCTGAATGAGGCGCATCTCGATCGCCGTGCGGTCGTACGGGAagtcgcagcgcgagcagcgccatTCCCGAGGGCTCTGTGCAGCACTTGCGAcgaggtccgcgtcgcggcacaggtcgagcgtgcggtcgTC
The sequence above is a segment of the Malassezia japonica chromosome 6, complete sequence genome. Coding sequences within it:
- the NBP35 gene encoding cytosolic Fe-S cluster assembly factor nbp35 (COG:D; EggNog:ENOG503NUNR), with amino-acid sequence MVDTAVAPGVPIAPPHSVEPPAAIARALPDQVPENAPEHCPGVESDNAGKADACQGCPNQDACQTAPKGPDPDLPLIRERMECIDSKILVLSGKGGVGKSTFTAQLAWAFASDEKTQTAVMDTDVCGPSIPTILGLKNQYIHASSSGWTPVYVSDNLACMSIEFLLPSSESAIIWRGPKKNGLIKQFLKDVDWSGGLVDELGPSAPKTVIDYLLVDTPPGTSDEHLSIVGFLRESGIDGAVLITTPQEVSLQDVRKEISFCRKMNVPIIGVVENMAGFVCPSCHGKSDIFFPSTGGAPALCEELGLTFLGSVPLDPRIAKCCDMGESFVDEHPDSPASTAYLEIIAKIKSKVAEAKKNA